The following are from one region of the Leclercia sp. AS011 genome:
- a CDS encoding urease subunit gamma, whose amino-acid sequence MELTPREKDKLLLFTAALVAERRLARGVKLNYPESVALISAFIMEGARDGQTVAELMEAGRHVLTRSQVMEGVPEMIPDIQVEATFPDGSKLVTVHNPIL is encoded by the coding sequence ATGGAACTGACCCCCAGAGAAAAAGACAAGCTGTTGCTGTTTACCGCCGCGCTGGTGGCCGAGCGCCGTCTCGCCCGCGGCGTGAAGCTCAATTACCCGGAATCGGTGGCCCTGATCAGCGCCTTCATTATGGAAGGGGCGCGCGACGGGCAGACGGTGGCGGAATTGATGGAAGCCGGTCGCCACGTCCTGACCCGCAGCCAGGTGATGGAGGGCGTGCCGGAGATGATCCCGGATATTCAGGTGGAGGCCACCTTCCCGGACGGCTCCAAGCTGGTCACCGTTCACAATCCGATCCTGTAA
- the ureE gene encoding urease accessory protein UreE, with protein MIALTQRLDHSHPVTARVTLPIDVRVKSRARVVLDDGRDAGLMLPRGLLLRGGDLLISDDGREVVEVIAAAEPLSVVRCADPFLLARACYHLGNRHVPLQILPGELRYHHDHVLDEMLQLFDLEVTFASLPFEPEAGAYASEGHSHSHSHAHSH; from the coding sequence ATGATCGCTTTAACCCAACGCCTCGACCATTCGCACCCCGTCACCGCCCGCGTGACGCTGCCGATTGATGTCCGGGTCAAGAGCCGCGCCCGCGTGGTGCTGGACGACGGGCGCGATGCCGGGCTGATGCTGCCGCGCGGCCTGCTGCTGCGCGGCGGCGACCTGCTCATCAGCGACGACGGTCGTGAGGTGGTGGAGGTCATTGCCGCCGCCGAGCCGCTGTCGGTGGTGCGCTGCGCCGACCCTTTCCTGCTGGCCCGCGCCTGCTATCACCTGGGCAACCGTCACGTGCCGCTGCAAATCCTGCCCGGCGAGCTGCGCTATCACCACGATCACGTCCTGGACGAGATGCTGCAGCTGTTCGATCTGGAGGTGACCTTCGCCAGCCTGCCGTTCGAACCGGAAGCGGGTGCCTACGCCAGCGAAGGCCATTCCCATTCGCACTCTCACGCTCATTCACATTAA
- the ureC gene encoding urease subunit alpha, protein MAEISRQAYADMFGPTTGDKVRLADTDLWIEVEQDLTIYGEEVKFGGGKVIRDGMGQGQMTAQDCVDLVLTNALIVDHWGIVKADIGVKEGRIVAVGKAGNPDIQPGVTIPIGAATEVIAAEGKIVTAGGVDTHIHWICPQQAEEALVSGVTTMIGGGTGPAAGTHATTCTPGPWYIARMLQAVDTLPVNVGLLGKGNASNPDALREQVAAGAIGLKIHEDWGSTPAAIDCALTVADEMDIQVALHSDTLNEAGFVEDTLAAIAGRTIHTFHTEGAGGGHAPDIITACAHPNILPSSTNPTLPYTVNTIDEHLDMLMVCHHLDPDIAEDVAFAESRIRRETIAAEDVLHDIGAFSLTSSDSQAMGRVGEVIIRTWQVAHRMKVQRGPLAEETGDNDNLRVKRYIAKYTINPALTHGIAHEVGSIEAGKLADLVVWSPAFFGVKPATIVKGGMIACAPMGDINASIPTPQPVHYRPMFGALGAARHATRLTFLPQAAADNGIAQQLNLQSATAVVKGCRTVKKADMIHNGLQPNITVDAQTYEVRIDGELITSAPAEILPMAQRYFLF, encoded by the coding sequence ATGGCTGAGATCTCCCGTCAGGCCTATGCCGACATGTTTGGCCCCACCACTGGGGATAAAGTGCGGCTGGCCGATACCGACCTGTGGATCGAGGTGGAACAGGATCTGACGATCTACGGCGAAGAGGTGAAATTCGGCGGCGGGAAGGTGATCCGCGACGGCATGGGCCAGGGACAGATGACGGCGCAGGATTGCGTGGATCTGGTTCTGACCAACGCGCTGATCGTCGATCACTGGGGGATCGTCAAAGCCGATATCGGCGTGAAGGAGGGCAGGATCGTCGCCGTCGGCAAAGCCGGTAACCCGGACATTCAGCCCGGCGTGACCATCCCGATTGGTGCCGCCACCGAGGTGATCGCCGCCGAAGGCAAGATCGTCACCGCGGGCGGGGTCGATACCCATATCCACTGGATCTGCCCCCAGCAGGCGGAAGAGGCGCTGGTCTCGGGCGTCACCACCATGATCGGTGGCGGCACCGGGCCTGCCGCGGGCACCCACGCCACCACCTGCACGCCGGGACCCTGGTATATCGCGCGGATGCTGCAGGCCGTCGACACCCTGCCGGTCAACGTTGGCCTGTTGGGCAAAGGCAACGCCTCCAACCCGGATGCCCTGCGCGAGCAGGTTGCGGCGGGTGCCATTGGCCTGAAAATTCATGAGGACTGGGGCTCAACCCCCGCAGCCATCGACTGTGCCCTGACGGTGGCGGATGAGATGGATATCCAGGTGGCGCTGCACAGCGACACCCTCAACGAGGCCGGGTTTGTCGAAGACACCCTGGCGGCCATCGCCGGGCGCACCATCCACACCTTCCACACCGAAGGGGCGGGCGGTGGTCATGCGCCAGATATCATCACCGCCTGCGCGCATCCCAACATTCTACCCTCCTCCACCAACCCGACCCTGCCCTACACGGTCAACACCATCGACGAGCATCTGGACATGCTGATGGTCTGCCATCATCTCGACCCGGATATCGCCGAGGACGTGGCCTTTGCCGAATCGCGCATTCGCCGGGAGACCATCGCCGCCGAGGACGTGCTGCATGACATCGGGGCCTTCTCGCTCACCTCGTCGGATTCGCAGGCGATGGGTCGGGTGGGCGAAGTGATCATCCGCACCTGGCAGGTGGCGCACCGCATGAAGGTGCAGCGCGGCCCGCTGGCGGAGGAGACTGGCGATAACGATAACCTGCGGGTGAAGCGCTACATCGCCAAATACACCATCAACCCGGCGCTGACCCACGGCATCGCCCATGAGGTCGGGTCGATTGAGGCCGGAAAGCTGGCCGATCTGGTGGTCTGGTCCCCGGCCTTCTTTGGCGTGAAGCCCGCCACCATCGTCAAAGGCGGGATGATCGCCTGCGCGCCGATGGGCGACATTAACGCCTCGATCCCCACCCCGCAGCCGGTGCACTACCGGCCGATGTTTGGCGCGCTGGGTGCCGCCCGCCACGCCACCCGCCTGACGTTTCTCCCGCAGGCCGCTGCCGATAACGGCATCGCGCAGCAGCTGAACCTGCAAAGCGCCACCGCGGTAGTGAAAGGCTGCCGGACGGTGAAAAAGGCCGACATGATCCACAACGGCCTGCAGCCGAACATTACCGTCGACGCGCAAACCTACGAGGTGCGCATCGACGGAGAACTGATCACCAGCGCCCCGGCAGAGATCCTGCCGATGGCGCAACGCTATTTCCTGTTCTGA
- a CDS encoding urease subunit beta, translating into MIPGEYQIQPGQIVINAGRNTLTTIVENHGDRPIQVGSHYHFYEVNPALKFDREPTRGYRLNIAAGTAVRFEPGQKRAVTLVQVAGAQRLVGFRGEVMGEVDHG; encoded by the coding sequence ATGATCCCAGGCGAATATCAGATACAACCCGGACAGATCGTTATCAATGCCGGGCGCAACACGCTGACGACGATCGTCGAGAACCACGGGGATCGGCCTATCCAGGTCGGATCCCATTACCATTTTTACGAAGTGAACCCGGCCCTGAAGTTCGATCGTGAGCCCACCAGAGGCTACCGGCTGAACATTGCCGCCGGTACCGCCGTGCGCTTCGAACCCGGCCAAAAACGCGCCGTCACGCTGGTGCAGGTGGCAGGCGCACAGCGACTGGTCGGCTTTCGCGGCGAGGTGATGGGCGAGGTGGATCATGGCTGA
- a CDS encoding urease accessory protein UreF has translation MDPSRQLRLMQLTSSSLPVGSYTWSQGLEWAAEAGWVTTPAAFKAWQCQQMEQSFFCVDLPLFARLYRACEQQDMKAAARWTAYLLACRETRELREEERNRGAAFTRLIKSWEADCPPDWLPLFAQSQLCGMAWLGVRWGIGLREMALSLGYSWIESAVMAGVKLVPFGQQAAQLLIIELCERYADGLEQALLRRDDQLGAATPLSAIASARHETQYSRLFRS, from the coding sequence ATGGATCCGTCCCGCCAGCTGCGCCTGATGCAGCTCACCAGCAGCAGCCTGCCGGTGGGATCCTATACCTGGTCGCAGGGGCTGGAGTGGGCCGCGGAGGCAGGCTGGGTCACCACCCCGGCGGCGTTCAAAGCCTGGCAGTGTCAGCAGATGGAGCAGAGCTTTTTCTGCGTCGATCTGCCGCTGTTTGCCCGCCTGTACCGCGCCTGCGAGCAGCAGGATATGAAAGCTGCCGCGCGCTGGACGGCGTATCTGCTCGCCTGCCGCGAGACCCGCGAGCTGCGGGAAGAGGAGCGCAACCGCGGGGCGGCCTTCACCCGGCTGATCAAAAGCTGGGAGGCTGATTGCCCGCCCGACTGGTTGCCGCTGTTCGCGCAAAGCCAGCTGTGCGGCATGGCGTGGCTCGGCGTGCGCTGGGGGATCGGCCTGCGTGAAATGGCGTTAAGCCTCGGCTACAGCTGGATTGAGAGCGCGGTGATGGCGGGCGTCAAGCTGGTGCCTTTTGGACAGCAGGCGGCCCAGCTGTTGATCATCGAACTGTGCGAGCGTTATGCCGACGGGCTGGAGCAGGCGCTTTTGCGCCGCGATGACCAGTTGGGGGCGGCCACGCCGCTCTCCGCCATCGCCTCGGCGCGTCACGAAACCCAATATTCACGGTTATTCCGTTCCTGA
- a CDS encoding HupE/UreJ family protein → MRKLLPLLLLAFSLPALAHPGHGSDSFQAGFFHPLTGLDHLLMLTGAGVLAALSGRKLLMPFATLGMMLTGAVAGSLLGGFGGMEMLIIASLAVCGAMMFKTENRLLLAVPALAMFHGWAHGVEMAGHSFWLFTSGFMLASAAVLCVSFAAGLLLRRHDGLRKIFGGGLIASALLALMS, encoded by the coding sequence ATGCGCAAGTTGTTACCCCTGCTGCTGCTGGCCTTCTCCCTGCCTGCGCTGGCCCATCCGGGACACGGCAGCGACAGTTTTCAGGCTGGCTTTTTCCATCCCCTGACCGGGCTGGATCATCTCCTGATGCTGACCGGCGCTGGCGTGCTCGCCGCCCTGAGCGGCCGCAAACTGCTGATGCCCTTTGCCACCCTTGGCATGATGCTGACCGGAGCCGTCGCGGGCAGCCTGTTGGGCGGCTTTGGCGGCATGGAGATGCTGATTATCGCCTCGCTGGCAGTATGCGGCGCGATGATGTTCAAAACCGAAAACCGCCTGCTGCTGGCCGTGCCGGCGCTGGCGATGTTCCACGGCTGGGCGCACGGGGTTGAGATGGCAGGCCACAGCTTCTGGCTGTTCACCAGCGGCTTTATGCTCGCCAGCGCCGCGGTGCTGTGCGTCAGCTTTGCTGCGGGCCTGCTGCTGCGTCGTCACGACGGGCTGCGTAAAATCTTCGGCGGGGGGCTGATCGCCTCTGCCCTGCTGGCGCTGATGAGCTGA
- the ureG gene encoding urease accessory protein UreG: MSEYKHPLRVGVGGPVGSGKTALLEALCKAMRDQYQLAVVTNDIYTKEDQRILTEAGALEPERIVGVETGGCPHTAIREDASMNLTAVEALSEKFGNLDLIFVESGGDNLSATFSPELADLTIYVIDVAEGEKIPRKGGPGITKSDFLVINKTDLAPYVGASLEVMERDTNRMRGERPWTFTNLKAGDGLGTIIAFLEEKGMLKM; this comes from the coding sequence ATGTCTGAGTACAAACACCCCCTGCGCGTCGGCGTCGGCGGCCCGGTGGGGTCGGGCAAAACTGCCCTGCTGGAAGCCCTGTGTAAAGCGATGCGCGACCAGTATCAGCTGGCGGTGGTGACCAACGATATCTACACCAAAGAGGATCAGCGTATCCTCACCGAAGCGGGTGCGCTGGAGCCGGAGCGTATTGTCGGAGTGGAGACCGGCGGCTGTCCGCATACCGCGATCCGTGAAGATGCCTCGATGAACCTCACAGCGGTGGAAGCCTTAAGCGAGAAGTTCGGCAATCTGGATCTGATCTTTGTCGAAAGCGGCGGGGATAACCTGAGCGCCACCTTCAGCCCGGAGCTGGCGGATCTGACGATCTACGTGATCGACGTCGCCGAAGGGGAGAAGATCCCGCGCAAGGGCGGGCCGGGGATCACCAAATCCGATTTCCTGGTGATCAACAAAACCGATCTCGCCCCCTACGTGGGGGCATCGCTGGAGGTGATGGAGCGCGACACCAACCGCATGCGCGGCGAGCGGCCCTGGACCTTTACCAACCTGAAAGCGGGCGACGGGCTGGGGACGATTATTGCCTTCCTGGAAGAGAAAGGGATGCTGAAGATGTAA